CCGTGGTCGACGTGGCCCATGACGGTGACCACGGGGGGGCGGGGTTCGAGGTCGGCGGCGACCTCGGTGAGCTCGACCTCCTGGACGGCCTCTTCCTCGTAGCTCATGCGCGTGGGGCGGGCGCCGAAGTCGCGGCAGAGGTCCTCGACGAGCTTCATGTCGAGGGGCTGGTTGATGGTGGCGAAGACGCCGCGCTCGACGAGCCGCTTGATGACGAGGTTGGCCTTGACGCCAAGCTTTTCGCTGAGTTCCTTGGCGGTGATGCCTTCCGAGATGGGGATCTCCTTGTCGACGACCGGCAGGACCATGGGTTCCTGCTTGCGGCCGATGGGCTTGAGGATGCCTTCGCGCTCGAGCTCGCGGTCGCGGGCGGTGGGGCGCTTCTTGCCGGCGTCGCGGCGGGCCTCGGTGGTGGATGGGGGAGGCGGCTCGAGGACCGGGGTGGTGGGGTGGGGACCGCGGCCGCGGAGGGGCCGTGCTCCGGGGGTTGAGGGCCTGCCGGGACCGGCGGGGCGGCGCGCGCCGGGATAGATGGGCTGGCCGGGCGTGGGCATGCCGGGCCTGGGCGCAGCAGGTTGGCCGGGGACGGCGCGGTGCTGGGTCTGTTTGAGGCGCTCGAGAATCTCCGGGCTGGGGGGCACGACGGGCCGGGCGATAGGCTGGCCGGCCAAAGGCCGCGTGGGTGCGGCAGCCGCCGCGCCGGGAGCGCCCGCCTGGGCCGGGGGCGCCGCCGGACGGGCCGGCTGGGTGAGGACGGGCGGCTTGGGAATGCCGGGCGCGACCACGGGCGAGCGCGGGATTTCACCGCCGGGGAGAGGCTGCCTGGGCCCGGTGAGGATCTGGCCGGGGCGGGGTCCGGCAGGGCGCGGGGCGGCCGGGACGGTTCTGGGGGCGGCGGGTGCAGGCGCGGGCTTTGGGACCTCCAGGGCGCGGCGGGGCGCGGCAGGAGGAGCGGGCGCGGCGGCGGCAGGCGCGGGCTTCTCCACGGGCGGGGCGGGCCTGGGGATGCCGGGGGCCGCCGGGGGCGCGGGCGCAGCCGGGACGGCGGGCTTTTCTTTTTCCTTTTCCCGGACGGCGGGCGGCGCAGGCGCGGCCGTTGGAGGCGAAGGGATCACAGGGGGCCTGGGAATGGGCGGCGCCGCAGCGCGCTTTTCAGCCGGAAGGGGCTGGACCGTCTTGGGAGGAATGGGAATCGGGGGCACGTGCGGCGTTGTTGGAGCGGCAGGGCGGCCGGGGGCGCTCTGGACCGGAGGAATGGGAATTCTGGGAGCGGAGACGGCAGGCTTCGGGGGCGCCGGCGGAGCAGCCGGGGGCTGAGGGGCGCGGGGCGGCTGTGCCGGGGGCTCGGGCTCGTGAGGGGGAGCGGGAGCCGCCTGGGGCAGGGGCTGGGGCTCGGGTGCGGGGGGCTGAGGCGCGGAGACCTGCGGCTGGGGCTCCGGCGCGGCGGGCGGTTCGGCTTGAGGCGGCGGGGGAGCGGCAGGCTCGGCGGGAGCGGGGGTCACGCCGAGAACGCGCGCCCGGACCTTGTTGGCGACGTCTTCCTCGATGGAGCTCGAGTGGGTCTTTTTCTCGGTGACGCCAAGCTCGGGGAGCATTTCCAGGATGACGCCGGGCTTGACTTCCAGCTCGCGAGCCAATTCATTGATGCGAATCTTACTCATGTTGAACGCGCCGTCCTGCCGCGCAGGACTGGCTATCAGCTCCTTGCAACACCTCGCTGCGTCACTGTCCGGCTGGCTGTTGTTCCGCTAGACCCGTGGATTTTATCGTATCAGATTCATCGGCCGGAATTTGTTCGGCGGAGGGGGCAGGCTCCGCGGAGTCGCTCCCGGCAGGCTGAGGCGCCTCGGCGGGAGCGGCGTCCGGAGCATCGGCTGCCGGGGCTTCCGTTTCCGGGGTTTCGGCGGAGACGGGGGCGGCGGCAGCCGGAGCGGGCCCGGGAGATCCGGCGGCGGGGGCGGGGGCGCCCTGCTGGGCGCTCTCGAGGTTCTGATAGAAGGCGTTGACGGAAACGCCGATTTCCTGAAGGAATTCTTCGGTAATTCCGTCGATTTCGAGCAATTCTTCCGGGGTCATCGAGCCGAGTTTTTCGACCGAACCGACGCCGCCGGCGAGGAGTTTTTCGAGCACCTGGTCGGAGAGGCCGAATTCGAGCAGGACGCTGAGAGGCGTGCCGATGGCCATGGCGGCCATGCCGGCTTCGACTTCGCGGCGCTTTTCCTCTTCGGTCTTGATGTCGATGCGCCACCCCATGAGCTTGGCGGCGAGGCGGACGTTCTGCCCCTTTTTGCCGATGGCGAGGGAGAGCTGGGTGTCGTCGACGATGACCTCCATGTATTTTTCGTTGGAGTCGAGGACGGAGACGCGCGAAATGCGGGCGGGGCTGAGGGCGTGGGTGGCGAACTGGACGGGGTCGTCGCTGTACTCGATGATGTCGATCTTTTCGCCGCGGAGCTCGCGGATGATGGACTGCACGCGCATGCCCTTCATGCCGACGCAGGCGCCGACGCAGTCGACGTCGCGGTCGCGGCTGACGACGGCGATCTTGGTGCGCTCGCCGGCTTCGCGGGCGCAGGCGCGGATGACGACGGTGCCGTCGTAGATTTCGGGGACCTCCTGCTCGAAGAGGCGCATGACGAGCTCGGGGGCGGCGCGGGAGACGATGACGCCGGCGTTCTTGCCGGTCTTTTCGACGCTTTTGATGACGCAGCGGATGCGCTCGCCGACGCTGAAGCTTTCGAGGCGGCTCTGCTCCTTCTTGGGGAGGCGCGCCTCGGCCTTGCCGACTTCGACGATGAGGTCGGGGCCTTCGATGCGCTTGACGGTGCAGTTGACGAGTTCGCCGACGCGGCCGGCGAATTCGGCGCAGATGTTGTCGCGCTCGGCCTCGCGGACCTTCTGGAGGATGACCTGCTTGGCGGTCTGGGCGGAGATGCGGCCGAGGGCCTCCGTGGGCCTGGGGATGCGCACCTGCGAGCCGATTTCGGCGGCGGGATCGATCTTGCGGGCTTCGGGGAGGGAGATCTCGAGCGCGGGATCGGCGACGCTTTCGACGACGGTTTTGACGGCGAACAGGACGATGTTGCCGGTGCGGTCGTCGATGTCGGCGACGAGCTCTTCACCGCCCCTGAACTGCTTGCGGGCCGCCACGAGCATGGCGTCCTTGACCGCATCGAGCACGATCTGCGGATCGATGCCTTTTTCCTTGCTCAGGATTTCGATGGACTCTTTGATGGATGCCAAGCGTTTCGCTCCTCTCGCTCCGCAATTCCGGGCGACCCCGAGGGGTTCACCACTCGAACTGCAAATTCGCCTTTTCGATGATTTCCATCCCGAACCGGATGATTTTGCCGGAACCCGTTTCGAGGACAACGCGGCCCTCTTCGAGGCCCTGAAGGACGCCCTCCCAGCGGCGCTGCCCTTCGACGGGCTCCCTGAGC
This DNA window, taken from Bryobacteraceae bacterium, encodes the following:
- the nusA gene encoding transcription termination/antitermination protein NusA; translation: MASIKESIEILSKEKGIDPQIVLDAVKDAMLVAARKQFRGGEELVADIDDRTGNIVLFAVKTVVESVADPALEISLPEARKIDPAAEIGSQVRIPRPTEALGRISAQTAKQVILQKVREAERDNICAEFAGRVGELVNCTVKRIEGPDLIVEVGKAEARLPKKEQSRLESFSVGERIRCVIKSVEKTGKNAGVIVSRAAPELVMRLFEQEVPEIYDGTVVIRACAREAGERTKIAVVSRDRDVDCVGACVGMKGMRVQSIIRELRGEKIDIIEYSDDPVQFATHALSPARISRVSVLDSNEKYMEVIVDDTQLSLAIGKKGQNVRLAAKLMGWRIDIKTEEEKRREVEAGMAAMAIGTPLSVLLEFGLSDQVLEKLLAGGVGSVEKLGSMTPEELLEIDGITEEFLQEIGVSVNAFYQNLESAQQGAPAPAAGSPGPAPAAAAPVSAETPETEAPAADAPDAAPAEAPQPAGSDSAEPAPSAEQIPADESDTIKSTGLAEQQPAGQ